A genomic window from Cucumis melo cultivar AY chromosome 8, USDA_Cmelo_AY_1.0, whole genome shotgun sequence includes:
- the LOC103491570 gene encoding NADP-dependent D-sorbitol-6-phosphate dehydrogenase-like isoform X3, whose protein sequence is MEISLNNGFKMPMMGLGVAGMRKDEIKDIITNAIQIGYRHFDCAADYKNEAEVGEALAEALESGLVKREELFITSKLWNSDHGHVVEACKDSLKKLQLQYLDLYLVHFPIPTKHTVKPAVNQIETHPYFQRESLVRFCQKHEICVTAHTPLGGAAVNPQVFGSIYNVIQDPLLEKVANKYGRSPAQIALRWGIQRNTVVIPKSSKLKRLEENFQVFDFELKQEDMDLIKNIDKKYRTNLISTVAWGIDIYA, encoded by the exons atggaAATAAGTCTTAACAATGGCTTCAAAATGCCGATGATGGGGCTTGGAGTTGCGGGAATGAGGAAGGATGAAATCAAAGATATCATTACCAACGCCATTCAAATTGGTTATCGCCATTTTGACTGCGCTG CTGACTATAAAAATGAGGCTGAAGTAGGTGAGGCACTGGCAGAAGCTTTAGAGAGTGGACTTGTGAAGAGGGAAGAACTTTTCATTACTTCAAAg CTATGGAACTCGGACCATGGACATGTTGTGGAGGCTTGCAAGGACAGCTTAAAGAAGCTTCAACTACAGTATTTGGATTTGTACTTAGTCCACTTCCCAATACCCACAAAGCATACAG TGAAGCCTGCCGTGAACCAAATTGAAACACATCCTTATTTCCAAAGAGAATCTCTCGTTCGTTTTTGCCAAAAGCATGAGATTTGTGTCACGGCTCATACTCCTTTAGGTGGTGCTGCTGTTAATCCTCAAGTTTTTGGTTCTATTTATAATGTTATCCAAGATCCTCTGCTTGAG AAAGTAGCAAATAAATACGGGAGGAGCCCAGCTCAAATTGCCCTAAGGTGGGGAATTCAAAGGAACACTGTGGTTATACCAAAGTCTTCAAAATTGAAGAGATTGGAAGAGAATTTTCAAGTGTTTGATTTCGAGCTTAAACAGGAAGATATGGATCTCATAAAAAATATTGACAAGAAATATAGAACCAATCTCATTTCAACAGTGGCTTGGGGAATAGATATATATGCTTAA
- the LOC103491570 gene encoding NADP-dependent D-sorbitol-6-phosphate dehydrogenase-like isoform X1, with the protein MEISLNNGFKMPMMGLGVAGMRKDEIKDIITNAIQIGYRHFDCAADYKNEAEVGEALAEALESGLVKREELFITSKLWNSDHGHVVEACKDSLKKLQLQYLDLYLVHFPIPTKHTGVGNTNSELAKDGMLDIDTTISLETTWHAMEDLVFVGLVRSIGIREKVGCSNYDIILTRDCLTYAKVKPAVNQIETHPYFQRESLVRFCQKHEICVTAHTPLGGAAVNPQVFGSIYNVIQDPLLEKVANKYGRSPAQIALRWGIQRNTVVIPKSSKLKRLEENFQVFDFELKQEDMDLIKNIDKKYRTNLISTVAWGIDIYA; encoded by the exons atggaAATAAGTCTTAACAATGGCTTCAAAATGCCGATGATGGGGCTTGGAGTTGCGGGAATGAGGAAGGATGAAATCAAAGATATCATTACCAACGCCATTCAAATTGGTTATCGCCATTTTGACTGCGCTG CTGACTATAAAAATGAGGCTGAAGTAGGTGAGGCACTGGCAGAAGCTTTAGAGAGTGGACTTGTGAAGAGGGAAGAACTTTTCATTACTTCAAAg CTATGGAACTCGGACCATGGACATGTTGTGGAGGCTTGCAAGGACAGCTTAAAGAAGCTTCAACTACAGTATTTGGATTTGTACTTAGTCCACTTCCCAATACCCACAAAGCATACAG GAGTGGGCAATACCAACAGTGAATTGGCTAAAGATGGGATGTTAGACATTGATACAACCATATCTTTAGAAACCACTTGGCATGCCATGGAAGATCTGGTTTTTGTTGGTTTAGTTCGTAGTATTGGGATCAG AGAGAAAGTTGGATGCAGCAACTACGACATAATTTTGACAAGAGATTGTTTGACATATGCAAAAGTGAAGCCTGCCGTGAACCAAATTGAAACACATCCTTATTTCCAAAGAGAATCTCTCGTTCGTTTTTGCCAAAAGCATGAGATTTGTGTCACGGCTCATACTCCTTTAGGTGGTGCTGCTGTTAATCCTCAAGTTTTTGGTTCTATTTATAATGTTATCCAAGATCCTCTGCTTGAG AAAGTAGCAAATAAATACGGGAGGAGCCCAGCTCAAATTGCCCTAAGGTGGGGAATTCAAAGGAACACTGTGGTTATACCAAAGTCTTCAAAATTGAAGAGATTGGAAGAGAATTTTCAAGTGTTTGATTTCGAGCTTAAACAGGAAGATATGGATCTCATAAAAAATATTGACAAGAAATATAGAACCAATCTCATTTCAACAGTGGCTTGGGGAATAGATATATATGCTTAA
- the LOC103491570 gene encoding NADP-dependent D-sorbitol-6-phosphate dehydrogenase-like isoform X2, giving the protein MEISLNNGFKMPMMGLGVAGMRKDEIKDIITNAIQIGYRHFDCAADYKNEAEVGEALAEALESGLVKREELFITSKLWNSDHGHVVEACKDSLKKLQLQYLDLYLVHFPIPTKHTGVGNTNSELAKDGMLDIDTTISLETTWHAMEDLVFVGLVRSIGISNYDIILTRDCLTYAKVKPAVNQIETHPYFQRESLVRFCQKHEICVTAHTPLGGAAVNPQVFGSIYNVIQDPLLEKVANKYGRSPAQIALRWGIQRNTVVIPKSSKLKRLEENFQVFDFELKQEDMDLIKNIDKKYRTNLISTVAWGIDIYA; this is encoded by the exons atggaAATAAGTCTTAACAATGGCTTCAAAATGCCGATGATGGGGCTTGGAGTTGCGGGAATGAGGAAGGATGAAATCAAAGATATCATTACCAACGCCATTCAAATTGGTTATCGCCATTTTGACTGCGCTG CTGACTATAAAAATGAGGCTGAAGTAGGTGAGGCACTGGCAGAAGCTTTAGAGAGTGGACTTGTGAAGAGGGAAGAACTTTTCATTACTTCAAAg CTATGGAACTCGGACCATGGACATGTTGTGGAGGCTTGCAAGGACAGCTTAAAGAAGCTTCAACTACAGTATTTGGATTTGTACTTAGTCCACTTCCCAATACCCACAAAGCATACAG GAGTGGGCAATACCAACAGTGAATTGGCTAAAGATGGGATGTTAGACATTGATACAACCATATCTTTAGAAACCACTTGGCATGCCATGGAAGATCTGGTTTTTGTTGGTTTAGTTCGTAGTATTGGGATCAG CAACTACGACATAATTTTGACAAGAGATTGTTTGACATATGCAAAAGTGAAGCCTGCCGTGAACCAAATTGAAACACATCCTTATTTCCAAAGAGAATCTCTCGTTCGTTTTTGCCAAAAGCATGAGATTTGTGTCACGGCTCATACTCCTTTAGGTGGTGCTGCTGTTAATCCTCAAGTTTTTGGTTCTATTTATAATGTTATCCAAGATCCTCTGCTTGAG AAAGTAGCAAATAAATACGGGAGGAGCCCAGCTCAAATTGCCCTAAGGTGGGGAATTCAAAGGAACACTGTGGTTATACCAAAGTCTTCAAAATTGAAGAGATTGGAAGAGAATTTTCAAGTGTTTGATTTCGAGCTTAAACAGGAAGATATGGATCTCATAAAAAATATTGACAAGAAATATAGAACCAATCTCATTTCAACAGTGGCTTGGGGAATAGATATATATGCTTAA